One genomic segment of Vibrio nitrifigilis includes these proteins:
- a CDS encoding SDR family NAD(P)-dependent oxidoreductase has product MSAVLITGAARGFGRVLAQQFASQSFDLFLVVRSVESAAELQAELPQSHILIADITTDKYVEQLSGWLDDQVLDVVINNAGTGTKAPNLELTKASYLRKEFNSHCVGALNTVQGSLSALKRSQTPTIVNISSRRGSMQMQAEGAAKGSGCSFSYRIGKVSQNMLSLCLADELEDEDFKVVSLHPGRLLTGMSATDAQMTPELAASRLINKIQHGQLPHRHFYNLETETELPW; this is encoded by the coding sequence ATGTCTGCCGTATTAATTACCGGAGCTGCACGCGGATTTGGTCGTGTATTAGCTCAGCAATTTGCCTCTCAATCCTTCGATCTATTTTTAGTTGTTCGCAGTGTCGAATCTGCGGCTGAGCTGCAAGCAGAATTACCGCAAAGTCATATTCTTATTGCAGATATTACGACTGATAAATACGTAGAGCAATTATCCGGTTGGTTAGACGATCAGGTGCTCGACGTCGTCATTAATAATGCAGGGACCGGGACCAAAGCGCCGAACCTGGAACTGACTAAAGCCAGCTATCTGCGTAAAGAGTTTAACAGTCATTGTGTTGGGGCATTGAATACGGTTCAGGGGTCATTAAGTGCGTTGAAACGTAGTCAGACACCAACAATAGTGAACATCAGTTCGCGCCGTGGGTCGATGCAAATGCAAGCTGAGGGAGCAGCAAAAGGTTCAGGGTGTTCTTTCTCTTATCGCATTGGTAAAGTGTCACAAAATATGTTGAGCCTGTGTTTAGCGGATGAACTCGAAGATGAAGACTTTAAGGTTGTATCACTGCATCCCGGACGACTTTTAACCGGGATGTCGGCGACCGATGCGCAAATGACCCCAGAACTTGCTGCGTCACGCCTAATTAATAAAATTCAACATGGTCAATTACCTCATCGACACTTTTATAATTTGGAAACCGAAACAGAACTGCCTTGGTAA
- a CDS encoding DUF4144 family protein, producing the protein MINWPAMIKLAGDDELLMVSNSKQLEQQLHALKLTDDDYLIDSKGCCFDLRDGLDKADTIKQLTLDEVNLLIQSHSANEGGVCVSKTWFPSIESAIRSILTEY; encoded by the coding sequence ATGATTAATTGGCCTGCGATGATTAAACTGGCTGGTGATGATGAATTACTGATGGTGTCAAACTCGAAACAATTAGAACAACAGCTCCACGCTTTAAAGCTAACGGATGATGATTATCTTATTGATAGTAAAGGTTGTTGTTTTGACCTTAGGGATGGTTTAGACAAGGCAGATACGATAAAACAGCTCACACTGGATGAGGTCAATCTTCTGATACAGAGCCATAGTGCCAATGAAGGGGGCGTGTGTGTGAGTAAAACCTGGTTTCCTTCGATAGAGAGTGCAATTCGCTCTATTCTTACTGAGTACTGA
- a CDS encoding FAD:protein FMN transferase, protein MNISGVSAKFCRNLLITATVSAALAGCNQPPEIQKVQGYAQGTTYHISWWTDKDVDTKTVEKQFKDKLAQIDKELSTYRDDSYISEFNQSDSIDWQSASSDFIHLIEVARMVNRDTQGCYDPTITPLFKLWGFQKGTLEVPTADQIASVKKELGLDKVLIDTKTMRIRKTMPNVQLDFSSMGEGYTIGKLSKILEDDGIHNYLVEFGGDMKIRGHKPKGQKWRVAIERPVPTEEGIQPYKIVTINSEKGVTLDTSGTYHHSFDAKGKKYSHILDPRTGAPVTHDLVSASVFGDDPEISDAWATAMLCLGPKVGKAVALRKNLEVFFIEGTKDKPESFKSEALEKSTRVVFDK, encoded by the coding sequence ATGAATATATCAGGTGTCTCCGCGAAATTTTGTCGTAATCTACTTATCACAGCAACCGTAAGTGCCGCACTTGCTGGATGTAATCAACCGCCAGAAATTCAAAAAGTACAAGGCTATGCTCAAGGTACGACGTATCACATTAGCTGGTGGACAGATAAAGATGTAGATACCAAAACAGTAGAAAAACAATTCAAAGATAAATTGGCTCAGATTGATAAAGAGCTATCGACTTATCGTGATGATTCTTATATTTCCGAATTTAACCAAAGTGATTCTATCGATTGGCAATCTGCGTCAAGTGATTTCATTCATTTAATTGAAGTGGCGAGAATGGTTAATCGTGATACTCAAGGTTGTTACGATCCAACTATTACTCCTTTGTTCAAACTTTGGGGTTTCCAAAAAGGCACTCTTGAAGTTCCTACCGCAGATCAAATCGCAAGCGTGAAAAAAGAGCTCGGTCTCGATAAAGTGCTTATTGATACTAAAACCATGCGTATTCGTAAAACGATGCCAAATGTGCAATTAGATTTCTCTTCGATGGGTGAAGGTTACACCATCGGTAAATTGAGTAAGATTCTTGAAGATGATGGCATCCATAACTACCTGGTAGAGTTTGGCGGCGATATGAAAATTCGTGGTCATAAGCCAAAAGGTCAGAAATGGCGTGTGGCGATTGAGCGCCCAGTGCCAACAGAAGAAGGCATTCAGCCATACAAGATTGTCACCATCAACAGTGAAAAAGGGGTAACGTTAGATACCTCTGGTACTTACCACCATTCGTTCGATGCGAAAGGTAAGAAGTATTCACACATTTTAGATCCTCGTACCGGTGCGCCAGTGACACATGATCTCGTGTCTGCTTCTGTATTTGGTGATGATCCAGAAATTAGTGATGCTTGGGCAACAGCGATGCTTTGCTTAGGCCCTAAAGTGGGTAAAGCCGTTGCGCTGCGTAAAAATTTGGAAGTGTTCTTTATTGAAGGCACAAAAGACAAGCCGGAGAGCTTTAAGAGTGAAGCATTAGAAAAATCCACCCGAGTGGTTTTTGATAAGTAA
- the rnb gene encoding exoribonuclease II encodes MFQDNPLLAQLKQQIQENLPKKEGTIKATDKGFGFLEVDSKTSFFIPPPYMKKCLHGDKVMAIIRTEKEREVAEPEELLEPSLTRFIGRVKLFKGKLNVVPDHPQLKKQSLKARARKGLNPEELKEGDWVVAHLIRHPLKGDNGFFVEISKKITDANDKIAPWWVTLAQNDLPNSEPDGIDNWELKDDADLVREDLTAIPFVTIDGESTKDMDDALWAEKNADGSFNLMIAIADPTAYITPDDSMDKVARDRGFTIYLPGRNIPMLPRELADDLCSLIENQERPALCCSVTVSADGVIGDDIRFFAANMKSHARLAYDNVSDWLENGASDAWTPSEEIAQVVRDLYDFSRARATWREENAVVFPDRPDYRFELSEDNDVVAIHADMRRSANRLVEESMITANICAGKALREKFSTGVFNTHAGFKPEKMAEVVELVTEHGAPDVTAESLATVEGFATLRRWLTEQETSYLDNRIRKYQSYSEIGNQPLPHFAMGLDVYATWTSPIRKYGDMINHRMLKALVLDKEPVQTPDETVGEELALHRKHHKIAERNVGDWLYARTLAEEPAKETRYTGEIFDINRAGMRVRVLENGAMAFVPGALILDNKQRIECNGDNGTVSIDKEVVYRLGDTLEIVLTEVNQENRSIVAKPTQVFADAPKAEETTPEEKTA; translated from the coding sequence ATGTTTCAAGACAACCCGTTACTTGCCCAGCTAAAGCAGCAAATTCAAGAAAACCTTCCGAAAAAAGAAGGCACAATCAAAGCCACAGACAAAGGCTTCGGCTTTTTAGAAGTAGACAGCAAAACCAGCTTCTTTATTCCACCACCCTATATGAAGAAATGTCTTCACGGCGATAAGGTGATGGCAATCATTCGTACTGAAAAAGAACGAGAAGTTGCAGAACCAGAAGAGTTACTTGAGCCATCATTAACCCGCTTTATCGGGCGAGTAAAATTATTCAAGGGTAAGTTGAACGTTGTTCCCGATCACCCACAGTTAAAAAAGCAATCGCTTAAAGCTCGTGCGCGCAAAGGATTAAACCCTGAAGAGCTCAAAGAAGGTGACTGGGTCGTTGCCCACCTTATTCGCCATCCACTAAAAGGTGATAACGGCTTCTTCGTTGAAATCTCGAAAAAAATCACTGACGCAAATGACAAAATTGCCCCTTGGTGGGTAACTCTTGCTCAAAATGACTTACCCAATTCCGAACCCGATGGCATCGATAACTGGGAATTGAAAGACGACGCCGATTTAGTGCGTGAAGATCTTACCGCTATTCCATTTGTAACGATCGATGGTGAATCAACCAAAGATATGGATGACGCGCTTTGGGCAGAAAAAAATGCCGATGGCAGTTTTAACCTAATGATTGCCATTGCTGATCCAACGGCATATATCACACCTGATGATTCGATGGATAAAGTGGCTCGTGATCGTGGCTTTACCATTTACTTACCGGGTCGTAATATTCCAATGCTTCCTCGCGAACTCGCCGATGACCTTTGCTCACTGATTGAAAATCAAGAGCGTCCAGCGCTATGTTGCAGTGTTACTGTCTCTGCGGATGGTGTGATTGGTGATGACATTCGTTTCTTCGCAGCGAATATGAAATCTCACGCTCGTCTTGCTTATGACAATGTGTCTGATTGGTTGGAAAATGGCGCAAGTGATGCTTGGACACCAAGTGAAGAGATCGCTCAAGTCGTTCGCGACTTGTACGATTTTTCTCGCGCCCGCGCAACGTGGCGTGAAGAAAATGCTGTTGTGTTCCCAGATCGCCCCGATTACCGTTTTGAATTAAGCGAAGACAACGATGTGGTTGCTATCCATGCCGACATGCGTCGCAGTGCCAACCGATTAGTTGAAGAATCAATGATTACGGCCAATATTTGCGCGGGTAAAGCACTGCGCGAAAAGTTCTCCACTGGTGTATTCAACACTCATGCTGGTTTTAAACCGGAGAAAATGGCCGAAGTGGTTGAGCTAGTGACTGAACATGGTGCGCCAGACGTTACGGCGGAATCTCTTGCTACTGTAGAAGGGTTTGCAACTTTGCGTCGTTGGTTAACTGAGCAAGAAACATCTTACCTAGATAATCGTATTCGTAAGTACCAAAGCTACAGTGAAATTGGTAATCAACCATTGCCACACTTCGCAATGGGCCTAGATGTATACGCAACATGGACCTCACCAATTCGTAAATACGGCGATATGATTAACCACCGTATGCTTAAAGCACTCGTTCTCGATAAAGAGCCAGTACAAACACCTGACGAAACGGTAGGTGAAGAATTAGCTCTGCACCGTAAACACCATAAAATTGCTGAACGTAACGTTGGTGATTGGTTGTATGCTCGTACTCTTGCTGAAGAACCAGCAAAAGAGACGCGCTACACGGGTGAAATTTTCGATATCAATCGTGCTGGTATGCGAGTTCGTGTTCTTGAGAATGGCGCAATGGCGTTTGTGCCAGGAGCGTTAATTCTTGATAACAAACAACGCATTGAATGTAACGGTGATAACGGCACTGTTTCTATCGACAAAGAAGTGGTTTACCGTTTAGGCGACACACTTGAAATTGTGCTGACAGAAGTTAACCAAGAAAATCGCAGCATCGTCGCAAAACCAACTCAAGTGTTTGCTGATGCGCCAAAAGCAGAAGAAACAACACCTGAAGAAAAAACCGCTTAA
- a CDS encoding phosphatase PAP2 family protein, whose product MKKRFLVTLTAITGLLTSSISFPIFAKSDRLEHFGDSAQFGLPFTAAAISIFHLDGEGFLQLGEGAIWTSLTTQALKATIDAERPDGTSHSFPSAHTSSAAQAAAYLQFRYGYVYGVPAYLAAAAVAYSRVDAKRHYWRDVTAGMAIGTGIQYLITKRGVSITNLAIVPYIEAHNYGLEITYQY is encoded by the coding sequence GTGAAAAAACGTTTCTTAGTAACTTTAACCGCCATCACTGGTTTACTGACCAGCTCGATATCTTTTCCTATCTTCGCTAAAAGTGATCGTTTAGAGCATTTTGGCGATAGTGCACAATTTGGTTTACCGTTTACTGCCGCTGCCATATCGATATTTCACCTCGATGGTGAGGGATTTTTACAATTGGGCGAAGGTGCTATCTGGACATCGCTGACCACTCAGGCGCTCAAAGCGACCATTGATGCAGAACGACCGGATGGTACCAGCCATAGTTTCCCTTCAGCTCATACATCCAGTGCTGCACAAGCAGCCGCATATCTTCAGTTTAGATATGGTTATGTTTATGGTGTGCCCGCTTATTTGGCAGCTGCTGCGGTCGCTTATTCACGAGTGGATGCTAAGCGTCATTACTGGCGTGATGTGACTGCAGGAATGGCGATTGGTACTGGCATTCAATATTTAATTACCAAGCGAGGAGTATCTATTACCAATCTTGCTATTGTCCCTTATATTGAAGCTCATAATTATGGTTTAGAGATCACTTACCAGTATTGA
- a CDS encoding DEAD/DEAH box helicase — MQETVIHFSDLALNSAILSALTEMGFEKPTPIQAASIPVLIEGRDALGKAQTGTGKTAAFSLPLLNKLDLSQRKPQAIVMAPTRELAIQVAAEVKNLGQNVKGLKVLEIYGGASIVDQMRALKSGAHIVVGTPGRVKDLITRERLHLDECHTFVLDEADEMLKMGFVDDVTWIMEQAPETAQRVLFSATMPPMVKNIVDRYLREPARIDVAGSNQTVEKVEQQFWVVKGVEKDEAMSRLLETEETDAAIVFVRTRQDTERLADWLSARGFKAAALHGDIPQSLRERTVDHIKKGVIDILVATDVVARGLDVPRITHVFNYDIPFDVESYIHRIGRTGRAGRKGKAILLVRTNQIRMLRTIERVTRSSMEEIQLPHRDKVAESRLSQLASELDSEKEHKALDKFAELVDKLQTSLDIDATTLAAMLLKRQQGKRPLFYVGEDPMLEAIERDKQRRRERRENRDNGGRDFGRNSNVDWETYQLQVGREQGVQVKDIVGALANELGLTKGSIGAIKLAQGHTFVQLPKSMSESVTKKLRKLRIRQKEVDAVVCDFTDFRENRGGGRREGGRRFDGNRNGGGRGNGNSRGGERRFDRNRGGDHRGNHRGERGHSQRRQHQDA; from the coding sequence ATGCAAGAGACTGTCATTCATTTTAGTGACTTAGCACTTAACAGTGCAATTTTATCAGCCCTAACAGAAATGGGCTTCGAGAAACCAACACCAATTCAAGCAGCGTCAATCCCTGTCCTGATTGAGGGACGTGATGCGCTTGGTAAAGCGCAAACAGGTACAGGTAAAACAGCAGCATTCTCTCTTCCGCTGTTGAACAAATTAGATCTTTCTCAGCGTAAACCACAAGCTATCGTTATGGCTCCAACTCGTGAGCTAGCAATTCAGGTAGCCGCTGAAGTGAAAAATTTAGGCCAAAATGTTAAAGGCCTTAAAGTTCTGGAAATCTACGGTGGTGCATCTATCGTGGACCAAATGCGTGCTCTTAAATCAGGTGCGCATATCGTTGTTGGTACTCCAGGCCGTGTTAAAGATTTGATTACTCGCGAACGCCTACATCTTGATGAGTGTCATACCTTCGTTCTTGACGAAGCTGACGAGATGTTAAAAATGGGCTTCGTGGATGATGTAACCTGGATTATGGAACAGGCACCAGAAACAGCACAACGCGTGTTGTTCTCTGCGACTATGCCTCCGATGGTTAAAAACATCGTTGACCGTTATTTACGTGAACCTGCTCGTATTGACGTTGCTGGCTCTAACCAAACTGTTGAAAAAGTAGAACAACAGTTCTGGGTAGTGAAAGGTGTTGAAAAAGACGAAGCAATGTCTCGCCTTCTTGAAACAGAAGAAACAGACGCTGCAATCGTATTCGTACGTACTCGCCAAGACACAGAACGTCTTGCGGATTGGCTGAGTGCTCGTGGTTTCAAAGCAGCTGCGCTACACGGTGATATTCCTCAATCACTGCGTGAACGTACTGTTGACCACATTAAAAAAGGTGTGATTGATATTCTAGTAGCAACTGACGTTGTTGCTCGTGGTCTTGATGTGCCGCGTATCACTCACGTATTCAACTACGATATTCCATTTGATGTGGAATCATACATCCACCGTATCGGTCGTACTGGCCGTGCTGGACGTAAAGGTAAAGCGATCCTATTGGTTCGTACTAACCAAATTCGTATGTTGCGTACTATCGAACGTGTTACTCGTTCTTCTATGGAAGAAATTCAATTGCCACACCGCGACAAAGTGGCAGAATCTCGTTTAAGCCAATTGGCTAGCGAGTTGGATTCTGAAAAAGAACATAAAGCGTTAGATAAATTTGCAGAACTTGTAGACAAACTTCAAACGTCTTTAGATATTGACGCAACGACTTTGGCGGCAATGCTTCTAAAACGTCAACAAGGTAAACGCCCACTATTTTATGTTGGTGAAGACCCAATGTTAGAAGCGATTGAACGTGACAAACAGCGTCGTCGTGAGCGTCGTGAGAACCGTGATAACGGTGGTCGTGACTTCGGTCGTAACAGCAATGTAGATTGGGAAACTTACCAATTACAAGTTGGCCGTGAACAAGGTGTTCAGGTTAAAGATATCGTTGGCGCACTAGCAAACGAACTTGGCCTAACTAAAGGTTCTATCGGTGCTATCAAGCTTGCGCAAGGTCACACCTTTGTTCAGCTGCCTAAGAGCATGTCTGAAAGCGTGACTAAGAAATTACGTAAACTACGTATTCGCCAGAAAGAAGTGGATGCTGTTGTATGTGATTTCACCGACTTCCGTGAAAATCGCGGTGGTGGTCGTCGTGAAGGCGGTCGTCGTTTTGACGGTAACCGTAACGGCGGTGGCCGTGGTAACGGTAACAGTCGTGGTGGTGAACGTCGCTTTGATCGTAACCGTGGCGGAGACCATCGTGGTAACCACCGTGGTGAACGTGGTCATAGCCAACGCCGTCAACACCAAGACGCATAA
- a CDS encoding LysR substrate-binding domain-containing protein translates to MKLQQLKYLKAVKDNNLNISSASESLYTTQPGVSKQILLFEQELGVRIFERHGKHLQRITDIGEKVFEEVEKMLLLEEKIKAIAAEYVDPGKGTFNIYTTHTIASYLLPKSVATFTKRYPHVNFNLYPTIPSDTRGGISKGHTDFSIVAQIVAPDTDLIALPAYLWRMGMVVHQDHPLASIEKPTLEQIAQYPLLSYEPGATGRECIDEAMTAAGCEPKYFMSAMDADVIKRYVSLNFGVGLMSNLAATDIANTNLKYVNLDHLLEPCKAWICFSKDVILHNYMYDFLGSFAPHLTKPLMEEVIANSNAAKIETLFKDIELPIY, encoded by the coding sequence GTGAAGTTACAGCAGTTAAAGTATCTTAAGGCAGTCAAAGATAATAACCTTAATATATCTTCGGCCTCTGAATCACTCTACACAACTCAACCAGGGGTAAGTAAGCAGATTCTTCTTTTTGAGCAAGAGTTAGGTGTACGTATCTTTGAACGTCACGGTAAACACTTGCAACGTATTACTGATATCGGTGAAAAAGTTTTCGAAGAAGTCGAAAAAATGCTGCTATTGGAAGAAAAGATTAAAGCGATAGCGGCTGAGTATGTAGATCCGGGTAAAGGTACATTTAATATTTACACGACACATACTATTGCAAGTTACCTATTGCCGAAGAGTGTTGCGACTTTTACTAAGCGCTATCCTCACGTTAACTTCAACCTGTATCCAACCATTCCTTCTGATACCCGTGGCGGCATCAGTAAAGGTCATACGGATTTCTCTATCGTGGCACAGATTGTTGCTCCCGACACAGACTTAATTGCCTTGCCGGCGTATTTGTGGCGTATGGGGATGGTGGTTCACCAAGATCATCCTCTGGCAAGTATTGAAAAGCCGACTCTTGAACAGATCGCACAGTATCCATTATTGAGTTACGAACCAGGGGCAACCGGACGCGAATGTATTGATGAAGCGATGACGGCCGCTGGGTGTGAGCCTAAGTATTTTATGAGTGCTATGGATGCCGATGTCATCAAGCGCTACGTATCGCTTAACTTTGGTGTCGGTTTGATGTCGAATCTAGCGGCGACAGATATTGCTAACACCAATTTAAAATATGTAAACCTTGATCATTTACTAGAGCCGTGTAAAGCATGGATCTGTTTCAGCAAAGACGTTATTTTGCATAACTATATGTACGATTTCTTGGGTTCTTTTGCACCGCATTTGACCAAACCTTTGATGGAAGAAGTGATTGCCAACAGTAATGCAGCTAAAATCGAAACCCTATTTAAAGATATTGAGTTGCCGATTTATTAA
- a CDS encoding DnaJ family domain-containing protein, which yields MTFLIDQLAEQRILAAIEKGELEDLPKQGQPLELDDDRGVPEHLRMGYRILKNAGYIPPELQQRKDALELCDLVVQSDADSQETQQVLRDIRKLELKMQLKGIDTRFIHRYLMSKHINLVPSSHEEEDHSNS from the coding sequence ATGACTTTCTTAATCGATCAACTGGCAGAACAACGAATCCTTGCGGCGATTGAAAAAGGCGAGTTAGAAGATTTGCCCAAACAGGGGCAACCGCTGGAACTTGATGATGATCGAGGCGTACCGGAACACCTTCGGATGGGCTATAGAATTCTAAAAAACGCCGGGTACATTCCACCGGAGCTACAGCAGCGTAAAGATGCACTTGAACTGTGTGATTTAGTTGTTCAAAGTGACGCTGATTCCCAAGAGACTCAGCAAGTGTTGCGAGATATTCGCAAGTTAGAATTAAAAATGCAGCTAAAAGGCATCGATACTCGCTTTATTCATCGCTATTTAATGAGTAAACACATTAACTTAGTACCTTCTTCTCATGAAGAGGAAGATCACTCAAACTCTTAA